In one Deltaproteobacteria bacterium genomic region, the following are encoded:
- a CDS encoding FRG domain-containing protein: MVVSLPGKITDRPHGQKEVRLNTWTEFNEVVTELLDYPHYVFRGHRINTWLLEPTLTRKLKQDPAKKEKTTKHLEHFRYAIRGRRGPNPPDLKDDDALWALGQHNGLSTPLLDWTASPYVALFFAFSEEDDTSSKTDTRIVWMLNKNSVTDKSDELEKLGKTEELITFFNPLSDENARLLSQSGLFSKCSGFFEIKSWIEQHFPPDQSKVTLVRIEIPNDDRVACLKSLARMNINHASLFPDLYGACMNANMKLEIPQI; the protein is encoded by the coding sequence ATGGTGGTATCTCTACCTGGAAAAATTACTGACCGGCCCCACGGTCAAAAAGAAGTCCGTCTGAATACTTGGACTGAATTTAACGAGGTCGTCACTGAGTTGCTTGACTACCCTCACTATGTCTTTCGTGGGCATCGCATTAACACTTGGCTTCTAGAGCCCACATTAACAAGAAAACTAAAACAAGATCCCGCCAAGAAAGAAAAAACCACAAAACATTTAGAGCATTTTCGCTATGCAATCCGTGGGAGGCGTGGCCCCAATCCACCTGATTTAAAAGATGACGATGCTTTATGGGCTCTTGGGCAACACAATGGGCTATCCACACCACTATTGGACTGGACAGCATCACCGTACGTGGCACTTTTTTTTGCATTTTCAGAAGAGGATGATACTTCTTCTAAAACAGATACACGCATTGTATGGATGCTAAATAAAAATTCGGTCACCGATAAAAGTGACGAATTAGAAAAATTAGGTAAAACTGAGGAATTGATAACATTTTTCAACCCATTATCTGACGAGAATGCTCGTCTTCTTTCACAATCCGGACTTTTCAGTAAATGCTCGGGCTTTTTTGAGATCAAATCATGGATTGAACAGCATTTCCCCCCTGATCAATCCAAAGTCACACTTGTGCGCATTGAGATTCCGAATGATGATCGAGTAGCATGTCTTAAGTCTCTGGCAAGAATGAATATAAATCATGCTTCTCTTTTTCCCGATCTTTATGGAGCATGTATGAATGCAAACATGAAGCTTGAAATTCCGCAAATATAA